One Ricinus communis isolate WT05 ecotype wild-type chromosome 1, ASM1957865v1, whole genome shotgun sequence DNA window includes the following coding sequences:
- the LOC8272408 gene encoding GTP-binding protein ERG: protein MKAFRILGTLTSKPRNSHPLHQTLLSHFFSAQPQQNDSENESNDSVFDSSHYTVPNFDTNNSSSSSRTTPQEPAWDKKYRQRADRLVFNQEPQKANFKRLQEEEEEEVDERSRVLAKALLRAALERPDDQDEDEVVREEDQKSLCVGIVGAPNAGKSALTNYMVGTKVSAVSRKTNTTTHEVLGVMTKGDTQICFFDTPGLMLKSNGYSYKDVKARVENAWSTVNLYDMLMVVFDVHRHLTRPDSRVIRLIERVGSQTNTKQKRILCMNKVDLVEKKKDLLKVAEQFKDLPGYDRCFMISGLKGAGVKDLTQYLIEQAVKRPWDEDSVHMTEEVMKNISLEVVRERLLDHIHQEIPYNIEHRLIDWKELRDGSLRIEQHLITSKLSQRKILVGKNGSKIGRIGIEANEELRSIFKREVHLILQVRLK from the exons atgaaaGCATTTCGAATTCTGGGTACCCTAACGTCGAAACCCAGAAATTCCCATCCTTTGCATCAAACTCTactttctcatttcttttcaGCCCAACCTCAACAAAACGACAGTGAAAACGAAAGCAATGACTCAGTTTTTGACAGCAGCCACTACACAGTCCCCAATTTCGATACTAATAATAGTAGTAGCAGTAGTAGAACCACCCCTCAAGAGCCTGCTTGGGATAAGAAATACAGACAGAGAGCTGATAGATTAGTGTTTAACCAAGAACCCCAGAAAGCCAACTTTAAAAGattacaagaagaagaagaagaagaggtgGATGAGAGAAGTAGAGTGCTAGCGAAAGCGTTGCTCCGGGCTGCCCTGGAAAGGCCAGATGATCAGGATGAGGATGAGGTGGTTAGGGAGGAGGACCAGAAATCACTTTGTGTTGGAATTGTTGGTGCCCCTAATGCTGGGAAGTCTGCATTGACCAATTATATG GTTGGAACAAAGGTTTCTGCTGTGTCTCGGAAGACGAACACAACAACTCATGAAGTATTAGGAGTGATGACAAAAGGAGACACCCAAATT TGTTTTTTCGATACCCCTGGGCTTATGTTAAAGAGCAATGGATATTCTTATAAAGATGTGAAGGCTCGTGTGGAAAATGCTTGGAGTACAGTCAATTTATATGATATGCTCATGGTTGTTTTTGACGTCCATAGGCATCTTACCAG GCCTGATTCAAGAGTGATAAGATTGATTGAACGTGTGGGATCACAAACaaacacaaaacaaaagaGGATATTATGCATGAATAAGGTTGACCTAGTTGAGAAGAAGAAAGACTTACTCAAGGTTGCTGAGCAATTTAAAGATCTTCCTGGATATGATAG GTGCTTCATGATCTCAGGACTGAAGGGTGCTGGTGTTAAAGACCTAACACAATATTTGATCGAGCAG GCCGTTAAAAGACCTTGGGATGAGGATTCAGTACATATGACGGAAGAAGTTATGAAGAACATTTCATTAGAGGTTGTTCGAGAAAGGTTATTAGATCATATACATCAG GAAATCCCATATAATATCGAACATAGGTTGATAGATTGGAAGGAATTACGAGATGGTTCTCTTAGGATTGAACAACATCTCATCACTTCCAAACTGAGTCAACGAAAGATTCTTGTGGGGAAAAATGGCTCGAAAATAGG AAGGATAGGTATTGAAGCTAATGAAGAGCTGAGGTCCATATTCAAGAGGGAAGTGCACCTGATCCTCCAGGTTAGACTTAAATGA